One genomic window of Anaeromicrobium sediminis includes the following:
- a CDS encoding nucleotide pyrophosphohydrolase — translation MNTIDKLTKHIVEFRDERDWRQFHNPKDLALSLSLEASELLEIFQWKDLKDMDLSTDSPDNLKIKEEVADIANYILLICNELDIDLEEAILEKIERNRTKYPVEKSKGSAKKYTEL, via the coding sequence ATGAATACAATAGATAAACTTACAAAACACATAGTAGAGTTTAGAGATGAAAGAGATTGGAGACAATTCCATAATCCAAAAGATTTAGCCCTATCATTATCACTGGAGGCAAGTGAACTTTTAGAAATATTTCAATGGAAAGATTTAAAGGATATGGACTTATCAACAGATAGTCCGGATAATCTTAAAATTAAAGAAGAGGTTGCTGATATTGCAAACTATATACTTTTAATATGTAATGAACTAGATATAGATCTTGAAGAAGCAATACTAGAAAAAATAGAGAGGAATAGAACGAAATATCCTGTTGAGAAAAGTAAAGGTAGTGCAAAGAAATATACTGAATTGTAG
- a CDS encoding HNH endonuclease, whose translation MAFNPGLNPGDVIDNSQLADIFKCAPQGGMRRAHKTGTLVIVSDHTRAIYEDRWIEDVLHYTGMGQVGDQSINSSQNKTLNESSSNGVEVYLFEVFKKKEYTFMGQVELAGEPYQEDQTDKNNDMRKVWVFPLKLVSDKRVILSAETIKVKQEKKRKEAENLDDETLLKRARQSKKGTGTRTVSTTTYERNVYVSELAKRRANGICQLCEEAAPFIDKKGRPYLETHHIIWLSKGGEDTIENTAALCPNCHRKMHSLNLEEDVEKLIRESKCEN comes from the coding sequence ATGGCATTCAATCCAGGACTAAATCCAGGAGATGTAATAGATAATAGTCAATTAGCAGATATATTTAAATGCGCTCCGCAAGGTGGTATGAGAAGAGCTCATAAAACAGGAACTTTGGTCATTGTTTCCGATCATACAAGAGCGATATATGAAGATAGATGGATAGAGGATGTACTTCATTATACAGGAATGGGCCAAGTTGGAGATCAAAGTATAAATAGCTCCCAAAATAAAACTTTAAATGAATCAAGTAGCAATGGAGTAGAGGTATATCTATTTGAAGTATTTAAGAAAAAAGAATATACATTCATGGGTCAAGTTGAACTAGCAGGAGAGCCATACCAAGAGGATCAAACAGATAAAAATAATGATATGAGAAAAGTATGGGTATTTCCATTGAAATTGGTTTCAGATAAAAGAGTCATATTGTCAGCTGAAACAATAAAGGTTAAGCAGGAAAAGAAACGAAAAGAAGCCGAAAATTTAGATGATGAAACATTGCTTAAGAGAGCTAGACAGTCAAAAAAAGGTACAGGAACTAGAACTGTATCTACAACAACTTATGAAAGAAACGTATATGTATCAGAACTTGCTAAAAGGAGAGCAAATGGAATATGTCAGCTATGTGAAGAGGCTGCGCCATTTATAGATAAAAAGGGAAGACCTTATCTAGAGACACATCATATTATATGGTTGTCTAAAGGGGGAGAGGATACCATAGAGAATACAGCTGCATTGTGTCCTAATTGTCATAGAAAAATGCATTCGCTGAATTTAGAAGAGGATGTTGAAAAGTTGATAAGGGAAAGTAAATGTGAAAATTAA
- a CDS encoding recombinase family protein, whose product METAAVYARKSKASDKGESTENQISRGAALCKLRGWNHVVYEDYDYSGKTLERPAFERMMQDAKDGKIKYIICYKLDRISRSVSDFSGLITELNELDVGFVSIKENFDTSTPMGRAMMMITAVFAQLERETIVERVKDNMVDRFKSGKWNGGVVPFGYEADRKSIIVNGKTKNVTDLIPNEKECAIIKQLFDWYVKDDLSMRKIAHTANSSEYGFTTRAGVGWSPTKASRIIKNALYCIADKDAYDYFKNHTKMQIVSDEKDFTGEYGLMFYNRRKPHKKSTRVRSEDEWYVGIGSHKGVVPGEIYAKAQLKLKRNISTAPRSSQSTRSPLSGLVRCDKCGHAMALVASPKANDISKGYFLYFKCRVRNDRSEELCDNEVSMRADYLEELIVNHIKQLYNDEHYINELLDNSAQEVDDKRIPLMARQNKIDSEIKTTEREMDNLVTALTKGTLPEFLIKKKYKELEDKKNSLLHELNKIQYELQTNSIESINIETARYHLKQFTTLYEFLDIEEKKKLLKSIVREINIYNGVVELTLYFSATSYTSSSDLVSHAHGLRANIKFTEAG is encoded by the coding sequence ATGGAAACAGCAGCAGTGTACGCTAGAAAATCTAAGGCTAGTGATAAGGGAGAATCTACTGAGAATCAAATAAGTCGTGGTGCAGCCTTATGTAAATTACGTGGGTGGAATCACGTTGTATATGAAGATTATGATTACTCTGGAAAGACACTAGAAAGGCCTGCATTTGAAAGAATGATGCAAGATGCTAAAGATGGCAAAATTAAATATATAATTTGTTATAAGTTAGACCGTATCTCTAGATCTGTTAGTGACTTTTCTGGATTAATTACAGAGCTTAATGAATTAGATGTGGGATTTGTATCTATCAAAGAAAACTTTGATACCTCTACTCCGATGGGTAGAGCCATGATGATGATCACTGCAGTTTTTGCTCAATTAGAAAGAGAAACTATTGTAGAGAGAGTAAAAGATAATATGGTTGACAGATTTAAATCAGGAAAATGGAATGGTGGAGTTGTTCCTTTCGGCTATGAAGCAGATAGAAAGAGTATTATAGTCAATGGTAAGACCAAGAATGTTACTGATCTTATACCTAATGAAAAAGAATGTGCCATAATAAAACAGCTTTTTGACTGGTATGTAAAGGATGATTTATCTATGAGAAAAATAGCTCATACCGCTAACTCATCTGAATATGGTTTTACAACCAGAGCAGGAGTTGGTTGGTCACCAACCAAAGCATCTAGAATCATAAAGAATGCACTTTATTGTATTGCAGATAAAGATGCTTATGATTATTTTAAGAACCACACGAAAATGCAAATCGTTAGTGATGAAAAAGATTTTACTGGAGAATATGGACTTATGTTTTACAATCGTAGGAAACCTCATAAAAAGAGCACACGAGTACGTAGCGAGGATGAATGGTATGTAGGTATAGGAAGTCATAAAGGAGTTGTTCCTGGGGAGATTTATGCCAAGGCACAATTAAAACTAAAGCGTAATATAAGCACGGCTCCTAGATCTAGTCAAAGTACTCGCTCTCCTCTATCTGGTTTAGTTAGATGCGATAAATGTGGTCACGCAATGGCATTAGTAGCTTCTCCTAAAGCAAACGATATATCAAAGGGGTATTTTCTCTACTTCAAATGCAGGGTTAGAAATGATAGATCTGAAGAGTTATGTGACAATGAAGTAAGTATGAGAGCTGATTATCTAGAAGAGCTTATAGTTAATCATATCAAGCAACTATATAATGATGAACATTATATTAATGAGCTGCTAGATAACTCTGCTCAAGAAGTAGATGATAAAAGAATACCATTGATGGCTAGACAGAATAAAATAGACTCTGAAATTAAAACTACAGAAAGGGAAATGGATAATTTAGTTACAGCTCTTACTAAGGGAACTCTTCCTGAGTTTTTAATTAAAAAGAAATATAAAGAATTGGAAGATAAAAAGAACTCACTTCTTCATGAATTAAATAAGATTCAATATGAATTACAAACTAATTCTATTGAATCTATAAATATAGAAACTGCTAGATACCATCTTAAGCAGTTCACAACTCTATATGAATTTTTAGATATAGAAGAAAAGAAAAAACTTTTAAAAAGTATTGTAAGAGAAATAAATATATATAATGGCGTGGTTGAGTTAACTCTTTACTTTTCAGCCACCTCTTATACTTCGTCGAGCGATTTGGTATCTCATGCACATGGGTTAAGAGCCAATATTAAATTTACAGAGGCTGGGTAG
- a CDS encoding YifB family Mg chelatase-like AAA ATPase, producing MLSRINSCTLLGLNGQLTKVEIDLYNGIPGITVVGLADISVKESKDRIKSAIKNSGIEFPDDRITVNLAPASIKKAGSHYDIPIAVGILQAMGAIKQVPLDHMAFIGELSLNGNLNPIRGALPLALELRKNNIKEIIVPKGNLIELAMVKDMKVYAFNTLYEVIKFLNGELDYKDERPIIDLDKPRTYNVDFNEVCGQEYVKRAMEIGAAGGHNIMMIGPPGAGKSMMAKRFPTILPSPTYEECLEITKIYSVAGLLSDESPIMMERPFRSPHHTISNVGLVGGSSNLRPGEVSLAHYGVLFLDEFPEFKKSAIDVLRQPIEDEIVTISRASGTVTYPASVNLILALNPCA from the coding sequence ATGTTATCTAGAATAAATTCATGCACACTATTAGGTTTAAACGGACAATTAACAAAGGTAGAAATAGATCTATATAATGGTATACCAGGTATAACCGTGGTAGGACTTGCAGATATATCTGTTAAGGAATCTAAAGATAGGATAAAATCTGCAATTAAAAACTCAGGAATAGAATTTCCAGATGATAGAATAACGGTGAATTTAGCTCCTGCAAGTATTAAAAAAGCAGGATCCCACTATGATATACCTATAGCTGTAGGCATATTACAGGCCATGGGAGCCATAAAACAAGTTCCCCTAGATCATATGGCCTTTATAGGAGAACTGTCCTTAAATGGGAATTTAAACCCTATAAGGGGTGCATTGCCCTTAGCACTAGAGCTTAGAAAAAACAATATAAAAGAAATAATAGTTCCAAAGGGAAATTTAATTGAGTTAGCTATGGTAAAGGATATGAAGGTATATGCCTTTAATACTTTATATGAAGTTATAAAATTTTTAAATGGAGAACTGGATTATAAGGACGAAAGACCCATAATAGATTTAGATAAACCAAGAACGTATAATGTGGATTTTAATGAGGTCTGCGGACAAGAATATGTGAAAAGGGCCATGGAAATAGGGGCTGCCGGTGGGCACAATATTATGATGATAGGGCCTCCAGGAGCCGGAAAATCCATGATGGCTAAAAGATTTCCTACTATTCTACCAAGTCCTACTTATGAAGAATGCCTAGAAATTACTAAAATATACAGTGTTGCAGGCCTTTTGTCAGATGAATCCCCCATAATGATGGAGCGCCCTTTTAGGTCACCCCATCATACCATATCAAACGTTGGACTTGTTGGCGGAAGTAGTAATTTAAGACCAGGGGAAGTATCACTAGCTCATTATGGCGTATTATTTTTAGATGAATTCCCAGAATTTAAAAAAAGTGCTATAGATGTATTAAGACAGCCCATAGAAGATGAAATCGTAACCATATCTAGAGCAAGTGGCACTGTCACCTACCCAGCCTCTGTAAATTTAATATTGGCTCTTAACCCATGTGCATGA
- a CDS encoding YraN family protein — protein sequence MNNVQIGKMGENIAVKYLKNKKYKILDTNYRCQCGEIDIIAMDNNRYVFVEVKTRKNKSYGTPAQAVNYKKLEKIYKVSKHYIQNKKIKTPPMRFDIIEVYYEKDIRVNHIKSIS from the coding sequence ATGAATAATGTACAAATTGGAAAAATGGGAGAGAACATAGCAGTAAAATATTTAAAGAATAAAAAGTATAAAATATTAGATACTAATTATCGGTGCCAATGTGGTGAAATAGACATAATAGCCATGGATAATAATAGATATGTTTTTGTTGAAGTAAAAACTAGAAAAAATAAATCCTATGGTACACCAGCTCAAGCAGTAAACTATAAAAAATTAGAAAAGATATATAAGGTATCTAAACATTATATACAAAATAAAAAAATAAAAACACCTCCCATGAGATTTGATATTATAGAAGTTTATTATGAGAAAGATATAAGAGTAAATCACATAAAGAGTATTTCTTAG
- a CDS encoding EscU/YscU/HrcU family type III secretion system export apparatus switch protein translates to MDKKVAVAIKYDHEKDSAPKVIGKGQGHLAEKIEALAKELSIPIHENEALAYKLNDLDLGEEIPVELYNVVAQILSFIIEIDMNEGK, encoded by the coding sequence ATGGATAAAAAAGTAGCTGTTGCCATAAAATACGACCATGAAAAGGATAGTGCTCCTAAGGTCATAGGAAAGGGACAAGGACATTTAGCTGAGAAAATAGAGGCCTTAGCCAAGGAACTGAGTATACCCATACATGAAAATGAGGCCCTAGCCTATAAACTAAATGATTTGGATTTAGGAGAAGAAATTCCTGTGGAACTATATAATGTGGTGGCTCAAATATTATCCTTTATAATTGAAATTGATATGAATGAGGGAAAATAA
- a CDS encoding flagellar hook-length control protein FliK, producing the protein MKIGINFHKILDKGNNKREVAPKQIKTKVAQLKSALIEELLKNESEQVTKETKEKLVKYLKDMNVDDSKENMDTLKKIIKNEIPLSKELFKRVNNIRAKYNLIKDIKTNEGIKLPEELYKEEIDKIPLKKINELLSESSGKDNTLVKGNVKENVEENIPKEGPIKESIAEENVEKKNTSPEKNEIIKNNLNKKNDETEPMEKKTESSNEKPNNKEVVNKETKENFVLDKTTDKILFLIKNNLKVNLENLDKAKYIFKEEKISEDIKELIESIDDPKVKNIIKKFILSKSNMDEGQPIKDNVKKMYSLLEAIKDELSEKDSPAQREQVDKLLDTMKFLDKVNKEMYYMQVPLLIDDDIRNLEMYMEKKDGKKKSIEGKGISFTLETKNLGDITCQINVNDENMNLKFHVNDDEIMNKMKNKEDKLKNHLEDMDFENILIKYLVGIKKDEIVYLENKEINFVDVKV; encoded by the coding sequence ATGAAAATAGGCATAAACTTTCATAAAATTCTAGATAAAGGTAATAATAAAAGGGAAGTTGCTCCTAAACAGATAAAGACAAAAGTGGCACAGCTTAAAAGTGCTTTAATTGAGGAGTTACTTAAAAATGAAAGTGAGCAAGTAACAAAGGAAACTAAAGAAAAACTTGTGAAGTATTTAAAGGATATGAATGTGGACGATTCTAAAGAGAATATGGATACATTAAAAAAAATTATAAAGAATGAAATACCCCTTAGTAAGGAACTCTTTAAAAGGGTAAACAATATAAGGGCCAAATATAACTTGATAAAAGATATAAAGACTAATGAGGGAATAAAGCTTCCAGAAGAATTATATAAAGAGGAAATTGACAAAATTCCATTAAAAAAAATAAACGAACTGTTAAGTGAATCCTCAGGAAAAGATAATACTTTAGTAAAAGGTAATGTTAAGGAAAATGTAGAAGAAAATATTCCTAAAGAAGGCCCTATAAAGGAATCTATCGCTGAGGAAAATGTAGAGAAAAAAAATACTTCTCCAGAAAAAAACGAAATTATTAAAAATAATTTAAATAAAAAGAATGATGAAACTGAGCCTATGGAAAAAAAGACAGAAAGCTCTAATGAAAAGCCAAATAATAAAGAAGTTGTCAACAAAGAAACTAAAGAAAATTTTGTTTTAGATAAGACTACAGATAAAATATTGTTTTTAATTAAAAATAATCTGAAGGTAAACTTAGAAAATCTAGATAAAGCAAAATATATTTTTAAAGAAGAGAAAATCTCTGAAGACATAAAGGAATTAATAGAAAGTATAGATGATCCAAAGGTGAAAAATATTATAAAAAAGTTCATATTAAGTAAATCCAATATGGATGAAGGGCAGCCCATAAAGGATAATGTAAAAAAAATGTATTCTTTATTAGAGGCCATAAAAGATGAATTAAGTGAGAAAGATAGTCCAGCCCAAAGGGAACAGGTAGATAAACTACTAGATACTATGAAGTTTTTAGATAAGGTCAATAAAGAAATGTATTATATGCAAGTACCTCTATTAATAGATGATGATATAAGAAACTTAGAAATGTATATGGAAAAGAAAGATGGTAAGAAAAAGTCTATAGAGGGTAAGGGGATTTCATTTACTTTAGAGACTAAAAACTTAGGGGATATAACTTGTCAGATAAATGTAAATGATGAAAATATGAACTTAAAATTCCATGTGAACGATGATGAAATTATGAACAAAATGAAGAATAAAGAGGACAAACTAAAAAACCATTTAGAAGATATGGATTTTGAAAATATTTTAATTAAATATTTAGTGGGAATAAAAAAGGATGAGATAGTTTACTTAGAAAATAAGGAAATAAACTTTGTGGATGTTAAGGTGTGA
- a CDS encoding ribonuclease HII gives MDFKSMKIKEVNEFFKGLHIDEKIKYLDDLMLDERSGVKKVLEKIEKEHKKHLMEIERVKNMWKIENSLNVDIIGGIDEAGRGPLAGPVVAACVVLPKNIFIEGINDSKKMSPKKRDELFEIISKNALDIGVGIVDNEIIDNVNIFNATKIAMLRAINSLKKSPDYLLIDAVTLDDINIRQEAIVKGDSKSASIAAASIVAKVTRDRIIDRYGEKYPEYGFKNHKGYGTKEHYEAIEKHGITPIHRRSFLKNILEAN, from the coding sequence TTGGATTTTAAATCAATGAAGATAAAAGAAGTAAATGAGTTTTTTAAAGGATTACATATAGATGAAAAGATAAAATATTTAGATGATTTAATGTTAGATGAAAGAAGTGGAGTAAAGAAAGTATTAGAAAAAATAGAAAAGGAACATAAGAAGCATTTAATGGAAATTGAAAGGGTAAAAAATATGTGGAAGATAGAAAATTCTTTAAATGTGGATATAATAGGTGGAATAGATGAGGCTGGTAGAGGTCCTTTAGCAGGGCCTGTTGTGGCTGCTTGCGTAGTATTACCCAAAAATATTTTTATAGAAGGTATTAATGACTCTAAAAAGATGTCTCCTAAGAAAAGGGATGAATTATTTGAAATAATAAGTAAAAATGCATTAGATATAGGTGTAGGTATAGTGGACAATGAAATAATTGACAATGTAAATATTTTTAATGCAACTAAAATTGCCATGTTAAGAGCTATTAACAGTCTGAAAAAAAGTCCTGATTATTTATTAATAGATGCAGTAACTTTAGACGATATAAATATAAGACAAGAAGCTATAGTTAAAGGTGATAGTAAAAGTGCTTCCATAGCAGCAGCATCCATAGTGGCTAAAGTGACTAGGGATAGAATTATAGATAGATATGGTGAAAAATACCCTGAGTATGGATTTAAAAATCATAAGGGATATGGGACTAAAGAGCATTATGAGGCTATAGAAAAGCATGGAATTACGCCAATTCATAGAAGGAGTTTCTTGAAAAATATTTTGGAGGCTAATTAA
- the ylqF gene encoding ribosome biogenesis GTPase YlqF: MEHINWYPGHMKKTKELIQKNLKLVDVVIELLDARIPLSSRNPQINEIVQNKPKVIVLNKSDLANPTISKEWVEYFKKEGHKVVEVDTISGKGLDKVTKMANEAVEDKMKAREEKGMNRRAIRAMIVGIPNVGKSSIINRLTGKKSAKTGDRPGVTRGKQWVRLKGNIELLDTPGVLWPKFEDLNVGLKLAFTGSIKDEVLDVETIALRLIDYLCRYYPENMKERYKLDTIEEEALDNMENIAKKRGCILGKGRTDYTRVANIILDEFRASIIGRISLERPNEEIHITMNDTDEE; this comes from the coding sequence ATGGAACATATAAACTGGTATCCAGGTCATATGAAAAAGACTAAGGAATTAATACAAAAAAATCTTAAATTAGTAGACGTAGTAATAGAACTATTAGATGCAAGAATTCCTCTTAGTAGCAGAAATCCTCAAATAAATGAAATTGTACAGAATAAACCTAAGGTTATTGTATTAAATAAAAGTGATTTAGCAAACCCAACCATATCAAAGGAATGGGTAGAGTATTTTAAAAAAGAAGGTCACAAAGTAGTTGAAGTTGACACTATAAGTGGTAAAGGATTAGATAAGGTTACAAAGATGGCCAATGAAGCTGTAGAAGATAAAATGAAGGCCCGTGAAGAAAAGGGAATGAATAGACGTGCCATAAGAGCCATGATAGTGGGAATTCCTAATGTGGGTAAATCTTCTATAATAAATAGATTAACGGGTAAAAAAAGTGCTAAGACAGGAGATCGACCAGGGGTTACTCGAGGTAAACAATGGGTTAGATTAAAAGGTAACATAGAATTACTAGATACTCCAGGTGTTTTATGGCCTAAATTTGAAGATTTAAATGTAGGTTTGAAATTAGCATTTACAGGATCAATAAAGGATGAAGTATTAGATGTGGAAACTATAGCTTTAAGACTTATAGATTATTTATGTAGATACTATCCTGAAAATATGAAAGAAAGATATAAGCTAGACACTATTGAAGAAGAAGCACTAGACAATATGGAGAATATAGCTAAAAAAAGAGGATGTATTTTAGGTAAAGGAAGAACCGATTACACTAGGGTGGCTAATATCATATTAGATGAGTTTAGAGCCAGTATAATAGGAAGAATATCTTTAGAAAGACCTAATGAAGAAATACATATTACAATGAATGATACAGATGAAGAATAA
- the rplS gene encoding 50S ribosomal protein L19, with product MDMIRLIEQENLKKEIPVFNIGDTVKVHLKIKEGTRERIQVFEGYVIKRQNGGIRETFTVRRISYGVGVERTLPVHSPKIDKIEVVRKGRVRRAKLFYLRERTGKAAKIREKK from the coding sequence ATGGATATGATCAGATTAATTGAACAAGAAAACCTTAAAAAGGAAATTCCTGTATTTAACATTGGTGATACTGTAAAGGTACACTTAAAGATTAAAGAGGGAACTAGAGAAAGAATCCAGGTGTTCGAAGGATATGTAATCAAGAGACAAAATGGTGGAATCAGAGAAACTTTTACAGTAAGAAGAATTTCTTACGGAGTAGGAGTTGAAAGAACTTTACCAGTTCATTCTCCAAAGATTGATAAGATCGAAGTAGTAAGAAAAGGTAGAGTAAGAAGAGCGAAGTTATTTTATCTTCGTGAAAGAACAGGTAAAGCTGCTAAAATTAGAGAAAAGAAGTAA
- a CDS encoding Rne/Rng family ribonuclease, with amino-acid sequence MNEIIIDCGLNQTRMAIMENKQLVEMYIDRDDKKRIVGNIYKGRITNVLPGMQAAFVDVGLEKNAFLYVKDIVGQSPKEHVSIRNLVKNGQEIVVQVIKEPMGTKGARVTGDVSLPGRYCVLMPYNNYVGISRRIKSEEERDRLRSLIDEVRPSNMGVILRTAGRDKSSKEIKDDLNYLLKLWNKVEKENLLGFAPKVIYKELDSIHKIIRDRFTEKIHRLVLDDEEKYKEAKEFVKLIDSNMKDKIELYKDELDIFDFYGIEKMINNAINKKVWLKSGGYLIIDQTEALTVIDVNTGKYVGSIDLEDTIIKTNKEAAKEIAKQLRLRDIGGIIIIDFIDMATEKSQKEMIHIFEDELTKDKTKTNVLGMTNLGLLEMTRKKVRGRISSVLQKKCPWCNGTGRTISDYSILQKIEDKIRRLSVHTNAEAVLIEVSMKTHEDLHTHHKEKYEKIEKEYGIKIYFSKAFIKDEEFNVKTMGRIEEIEKIIKS; translated from the coding sequence ATGAATGAAATTATTATAGATTGTGGTTTAAATCAAACAAGAATGGCCATAATGGAAAATAAGCAACTTGTGGAAATGTATATTGATAGGGATGACAAAAAGAGAATAGTTGGAAATATTTATAAGGGTAGAATAACTAATGTACTACCAGGAATGCAAGCTGCTTTTGTAGATGTAGGTTTAGAAAAGAATGCTTTTTTATATGTGAAAGATATAGTAGGCCAGAGTCCAAAAGAACATGTATCCATAAGAAATTTGGTTAAAAATGGACAAGAAATTGTGGTACAGGTTATAAAGGAACCTATGGGTACTAAGGGGGCTAGAGTCACTGGAGATGTAAGTCTTCCAGGTCGCTATTGCGTATTAATGCCTTATAATAACTATGTGGGTATTTCTCGAAGAATTAAGAGTGAGGAAGAAAGAGATAGACTTAGAAGTTTAATTGATGAGGTAAGACCTAGTAATATGGGTGTAATTTTAAGAACTGCCGGAAGAGACAAATCTTCAAAGGAAATAAAGGATGATTTAAATTATCTTTTAAAGCTTTGGAATAAGGTGGAGAAAGAAAATCTTTTAGGGTTTGCGCCTAAAGTAATATATAAGGAATTAGATAGTATTCATAAAATAATAAGAGATAGATTTACAGAAAAAATTCATAGACTTGTATTAGATGATGAAGAAAAATATAAAGAAGCTAAAGAATTTGTAAAATTAATAGATTCTAATATGAAAGATAAAATAGAATTATATAAGGATGAGCTAGATATCTTTGATTTCTATGGCATTGAAAAAATGATAAATAACGCTATTAATAAAAAGGTATGGTTAAAAAGTGGAGGTTACTTAATAATCGATCAAACGGAAGCTTTAACTGTAATAGATGTTAATACGGGGAAATATGTAGGATCAATAGACTTAGAAGATACTATAATTAAAACAAATAAGGAAGCTGCAAAGGAAATAGCAAAACAACTTAGACTACGAGATATAGGTGGCATCATTATAATTGATTTTATTGATATGGCCACTGAAAAATCTCAAAAGGAAATGATACACATATTTGAAGATGAACTTACTAAAGACAAAACTAAGACTAACGTATTGGGAATGACTAATCTAGGTCTTTTAGAGATGACAAGGAAGAAGGTTAGAGGTCGGATATCTTCTGTATTACAAAAGAAATGTCCTTGGTGTAATGGAACTGGAAGGACCATATCAGATTATTCCATATTACAAAAGATTGAGGATAAAATAAGACGCTTGTCTGTTCATACAAATGCTGAGGCAGTTTTGATTGAAGTGTCTATGAAAACCCATGAAGACTTGCATACTCATCACAAGGAAAAGTATGAAAAGATTGAAAAGGAATATGGTATTAAAATATATTTTTCAAAAGCTTTCATTAAGGACGAAGAATTTAATGTAAAAACCATGGGTAGAATAGAAGAAATTGAGAAAATAATTAAAAGCTAA
- a CDS encoding TIGR03936 family radical SAM-associated protein — translation MCKIRIRFKKNGYMIFTSHLDLMRIIERTLRRARVPISFSQGFNPHAKMSFATALALGVSSDGEYMDIELDEKVDLDNLAKRISKELPEGIEIIQYKYIDKKAKSLMSIIKYSSYVINLKLEKKISEEELRGNIEEFLKEDEIIIEKYSKKKNKTRKVDIKPMIKSIELVNIDDENVLLKALLAAGSEQNIKPEAVMEKMFEKMDFFNKEYVRVHRLELYALNKKDKMVTPLDDSIA, via the coding sequence ATGTGTAAGATAAGGATAAGATTTAAGAAAAATGGATATATGATATTTACTTCTCATTTAGATTTAATGAGAATAATAGAAAGAACTTTAAGACGTGCAAGGGTTCCCATTTCCTTTTCACAAGGATTTAATCCCCATGCAAAAATGTCTTTTGCTACAGCATTAGCTCTGGGTGTTTCTAGTGATGGTGAATATATGGATATAGAACTTGATGAAAAGGTTGATTTAGATAATTTAGCCAAGAGAATAAGTAAGGAACTGCCAGAGGGAATTGAAATAATTCAGTATAAGTATATAGATAAGAAAGCTAAATCTTTAATGTCTATAATAAAATATTCATCCTATGTAATTAATTTAAAATTAGAAAAGAAAATCTCAGAAGAAGAATTAAGGGGTAATATAGAAGAATTCCTAAAAGAAGATGAAATAATAATAGAAAAGTACAGCAAAAAGAAAAATAAAACTAGAAAAGTTGATATTAAACCTATGATAAAGTCCATAGAACTAGTAAATATAGATGATGAAAATGTATTATTAAAGGCGTTATTAGCAGCTGGCAGTGAGCAAAATATAAAACCAGAAGCAGTTATGGAGAAGATGTTTGAAAAAATGGATTTCTTCAATAAGGAGTATGTTAGAGTACATAGATTAGAGTTATACGCTTTAAACAAAAAAGACAAAATGGTGACACCTCTAGATGATAGTATTGCATAA